The stretch of DNA TTGCGCGGTCAGCTTTAGAAATATAGCGAGGCTTGTTGCTACCATGCAGTTTAGAGGTCGCCTGTTTCTGTCTTTTCTTTAGAATTTGATTGATTTTTTTCTTACGGTTCATTGCTGCATAGCCTTGTATTTAGTTTATGCGGTGGAGGATAATCATTTTAGATCTAGAACTCAATATTTACATGCTATCCAGCAAGGAAAATATCACTATGCAGGCAGTCGAAACCGCACGCTTACGATTAAGAATGATCGCACCTCATGATGCGGCGTTTATCCAGCGATTATATAGCTCAGAAGATTTCTTACGTTACATCGGAGACAAGGAAATTACAGATACTGGCAAGGCTGTTGAATACATCGAAAACAACATTCTTAAGATGTATAGAGAGAAGGGTGTGTGTTTACTGATGGTCGAGATTAAAGAGTCTTCAACGCCAATCGGTGTCTGTGGTTTGATTAAAAGAGACACACTAGAGGCGCATGATATTGGTTATGGTTTTGTACCTGAAGTCTATGGCCAAGGTTATGCAAAGGAAGCGGCACAAGCGATAATTGAACAAGCTCAACATAATGCTGATATCGATCATTTAGTTGCCATCACGACCTCTGATAATATTCGAAGCATCGCACTGCTGACTAAGTTGGGTTTTGTGTTTGAGCGAGTTGAAGAGGCGATCAATGAAAGCGTCAATCTCAACCTGTACGGTCTATCACTGAGTAATTAATCATGTTTCAACATAACAACATTCTGCAAGGCGAACTCGCAACCGAGTACAAAACTGTTATTGCTATGGTGCACATCTATTGCAAAGATCATCACGGTGCTGTTCGTTTGGACAACGCGTTATGTGAAGAGTGCGAGCAACTGTTGCGTTATGCTGAAACACGACTTGACCGCTGTCCTTATGGCGAGGCGAAGCCAACCTGCAATAAGTGTCCGATTCATTGCTATAAGCCTGACCCTAAAGAGCAGATGCGTTTAGTGATGCGATATGCTGGGCCAAGAATGCTACTCAAGCATCCGATTTTAGCGATACGACATTTGATACATGAGAAGCGGAAAGTGCCAGAGAAGCCATTGCCGAATGTGTCGAACCGCCATATCCGAATGAATAAGAAGTAACTGGCGTTTTAAAGTGGTTGCTGAAGGAACGAAAAAGGTCTGATTTCTCAGACCTTTTTGATGTAGATACGCTGCTATCTCAGCTTAAATGTAGCCAAATAGCCTATGCTGCTTGAGGCTCGTCGTAGGTCACTGTGAGGTTGTTGATCCAGCGTCGGCTCAAGTATCGGTGCGAGCATATAGCTAACTTCACCACTTCTTCTACCAACATCAGACCATAGATGTATTTGAAATCCCATCCAGCGACAAACGCACCGTAAACACATACTGGAATACCCACCATCCACATCGCGATGAAATCCATTCGCAGGCAAAAAGCGTTATCACCACCAGCACGAATAATACCGTTAATGATCACCATGTTGAGCATACGAATGACTACCGCAAAACACATAATAGTCATTGCAGGTGCAGCGAGTGGGTACAATGCATCGGTAGAAAGGTTTAGCCATGATAGAACATGTTCTTTACCCATAAACAGTAGCAACCCAACGACCGCGCCAAAACCAACGACGGCTTTAATGAATGTTAGACCCATGCTCATCGCGTCATCAAATTCATCACGGCCTAATGAATGGCCTAACAAAACAGAACACGCCACTGAAATACCAAAGAAGATCGAGTAACACAGAGATTCAAATGGTGCGAGCATCGAGAACACCGCAAGCTCAGTCGTGCCCATGTGACCGAAAATCATTTGATATGCCATGGTACCCATTGCCCACAACACAGCATTCATCGTCAACGGCAAAGCAATGCGACGGTAAGACATCCACAATGATGGGCGATGTGGTGAGCTCGGTGTCGTTAATAGCCAATGTTTACGCATACGCATGTAGCTATACATCAAGCCCACTTGAATTAATCGCGCTAAGGTTGTCGCCAATGCCGCACCTGCGACGCCCATTGCTGGAATGCCGAAAGCACCTTTAATAAGAATGAAGTTAAGCGCAATGTTGAGTGCGATGGTAACGCCACCTAATAATAGTGGAGTTACGGTGTCACCTGATGAGCGCATGCTTGCTTCTACCACGACAACAATGTGAGTCAGAAGTAGAACAGGGAAGCCATACCATAGGTAAGTCGCGCCAAGTTCAATCACGGTTTGATCGCTGGTTTGCAACATCATTAAAAACTGAGAACCAAGAGTGATGATTGCAGTAACAGGCAACAGAACTTTTAAGCCAAATATCATCGCAATCGAGGATACTGTTCGTGCGCTTTTTCGGTCATTCTTTCCCCAGTATTGAGCGACTAATGTACCGTTTGCTGAGGCCAACCCTGCCATAATCATAATTGCAACGAAGTGCCATTTTGATGCAATTCCCACAGCTGCAGCTGCTTCCATACCATAATCACTGACCATTAATACGTCAGCAAGGGCAAGAATAGCGACAAGCGCACTTTGCAAAGCAACAGGCAAACCAAGTTTAACGATACGAGGTAAGATGCTCTCTGGCTTGTTATTCATAGATGAGTTAGGGTTGATGTTAGTTGTCATAAGCTCTCCGATTTATGGCAGAACTATAGTGTTTTGAGCGAAGTAACAACATGTTTAAAAAACAACAAAACCTGTGCGAATCCGTCATTGATTCAATGAGACCAAAATCAACTTGGCACGATGATGTTTTTCTCGCTGAACAGTGCAAAGAACGTTTTTTGACCGTTGAAGATATTCCAGAGATGAAAAGCTTTGGTGTCTATATGGGCGGCATGGCGAAGCTATATGATGGCTACTGGGTTGAGCGCGAATCCGTTAATGTTCATACGTTGATTTTTACTCAAGAAGGGGGCGGAATTCTAACCACTTCAACCTCGGTACAAGCGATTACACCTTATACGCTGGTGGTTCTTCCTGCTGAAACCCCATTTCGTTTTGAACTCGATCCTCAATACAATTATTGGAAAATGGCGTGGATGCTGACGCCCGATACGCAGCAATGGCAGCACATAGCAAGTTTAGGTCAGGGGATAGTGCCGTTCGGAGAGTGTGAGCAGATCTGGTCATTAATGAACTTGGTTTACTTTGAGATAGGCGGTAGAGCCAGTTACCGTAAGTTACTTTTGAGTGAAATCATCCGAACGTTGACGGGGTTTGAACCCAAATCGACCAGCACCACAGCACGTGTTCAAGCACTCTATAACGAGATTGAAAGCAGTCTGCACCAGCCATGGACCGTCGCAGGGATGGCCGAAAGGGTGTTCATCAGTGAAGAGCAGCTCAATAGAGTCACCAAGACGCTATTCAACCTGTCACCACGCAGTAAATTGATTCAATTACGCATGGATAAAGCCACCAGTTTGCTGAAATATCAAGATTGGTCAGTCTCTATGATTGCGAATCGGTTGGGCTACAAAGATCCTTATAACTTTTCACATCGTTTCAAAAAACATTTTGGTCTGTCACCCAGCCAGTATCGAAAAAGCCATCGACTTCTTGGTTAGCCTTGCTTATTTCCTCGATCAATTACGCAAGATCAAGCTTTGCAGTAATATTACCGTATTGAGCTATCTATCAATTTAGTATTTTTACTCTATTCGGTACTATTGGAAATATCCAAGAGGGTGACTGCATATGCAATGCGAGGAATTAATGCACCAAGTTATCAGTGAGACGGATGATTTAGCTCTTCCGTCGAAGCTCATTTTAAACAATAAAGAGTTTCAATCAGGCACTAAAATCGTACGCAAGCAGGGTTGTGGTTCAATAATAGGAACGCTTGCTGAGCCTCATCGTAAAGTACTTTTCTATCTTTACCTGAACAGAGGCCAAGTGGTGAGCAAGCAAATTTTGAAGCGTGTAGGCTGGGCAGGTAAAGCGGTGACATCTGCATCTGTGTTGGTTGCTATTTACGAGATAAGGAGGATTCTTGACTGCCGTTGTATACAAACCGTTTCCAACGAAGGGTATGTCATGGAGTAATAAATAATCTTCTATTGATATCCTGTTAATATATTAATAATAAAAATTTAATCTCTTTACCGTACGAATTCCATTGATTATCGTCAAATCTAAAACGTCCACTTATAAGCGACGTTATATAAATACGATCGAATCTGACTTTGTCGCTGGCTATATAGTAAGGGAATGATATAAAAATGGACTCTTATCCTGCAATAGAAACGAACCACTCTGAAAACAACGTAGTACTTGAACTAAACGGTAAAATTGTTGAACTCAACACCAAACTCATTCGCAATGTTGAAAATGGTTACGTACTGGCTACCATGCCTTTGGCGTACCGAAAGATCATTTTATTTATGAATCGACATCGAGGTGAACTGTTCAGTGTTGGCCAATTAAAGAAGATTGGCTGGGAAAGTGAGAAAGTGACCAACTCATCTGTGATTGTTGCGATATCCGAAATTAGATCATTATTCGGAGACGGATTAATCATCACGATTACTGGTGAAGGTTACGTATTTCAACCTTAACCTTTTGAAATAATAGATTTTATTGCTATTTGCTATTTGCTATTTGCTATTTGCTATTTGCTATTGGTTTTTTGTCGATCTTTCCTCCAGACGACATAAAACAAAAAGGGCTCTTAATTTAGACGGGAAGTCATAACTAAGAGCCCTAGTGATACAGTTCTTGTGCCTGTCTATTCGATTTACTCGCCTGCAATCTGTAGAGGAGAACGTTTTAGGCTAGCAATTAGCATGTAGATGGTTGTAGCGAGTAGAGACGCGAACAGGTAAGTGAATAAGCCTGCTTGTGAATCCATAAAGCTATCCGCAACCAATGGCCCTGCTACAGAGCCGATGCTGTAACACAACAACATAACTTGAGTCACTGAAACTAAGTAGCTCGGGTCTAAGTTACGACAACCCAAGTTAATCGCAATTGGGTAAAGTGCAAAGGTCGCCATACCTAAAACAAACAAGCTCATACCAAGAACGTAAAAATCATGGTTGATAGTGAGCACACCAATGCTTGCAACCCCTAGCAGGCAGAACAGAGCCATTAATAACACTTGTCCTATGTGGTGAGACAACCACGTCACCATCGGTTGAACGGCCATACCACCCATAATCACTAACGCCATCAAACCGCCAATGTCTTGGTGTGCGATGTTGCGCTGAGCGAGTTCTACAGGCATCAATCCGTAAATAGACCCAAGTGTTAACCCAGAAACAATACAGCCAATCAAAGCGCTGTGACTTAGCTTGCTGATTTGTTTCAGTGATAAAGACTGCGCATCGTGAATTTGTGGTGCTGTCGCTTGTCCGTACATCAATACAATGATTGCTCCAAACAGCAGGGTGAACATTGCAATGAAAGGCACGCCCCCCGTAATACCAAGGTATCCGATGCCAAGTTGACCAACGGCCGAGCCGCCATATAACGAACACATGTAAACCCCTAAACGTTTCGCACGTTGAGATTCTTCACCGCTCATTAGCCAAGATTCCACAATCACAAAGATCCCAGCGACTGAGACACCCGCGACGAAACGAGCCAACAACCAAACTGATTGATGTGGCGCCAACGGTAATACAAGAATTGTTGCGATAAATACGCTAAGTGCAATGACGAACGCGTCTTTGTGACCAACGCGAGCGATCGCACGCTCAATCAATAACGTACCCGCTAAAAGACCTGCATAAAAGGCACTCGCCAACCAACTCGATAGATTACTGTCTAAGCCATACTCAGACAGCATTAATGGTAATGAACTCATTAAGTAGCCTGAAGCGATCGCGTAAAAAGACAATGCAATAACAGGAACAGTTATGCGAGTTGTTGGTTGGATGTTGTCCAATGCAGGAGCCTCTAAATAGTAAAAGAAACGATGAATTTTCCGCGACTATGGGGGAGAAACTGAATTGGGTAAAACGAATAAAAATGGTCGTTAAGATAAAAGAAATCTATCGTGTTTGTTGGCTAAAATACCGTTGTGATATTTCATGTTTTCGCGATATTTTCTGCGGTTAAATAGCCGATAAAGCGTTGTTCAAACGACTATTTAATTTGAAAGACGGAGAGAGATTCGTTGTATTTATCAGATTTTAATTTAGGGCGTTTAATCGTGTTAGACCACTTCTTTTCGGTATTGTCTGGGCGAGCTTCCACTCCACCTACGAAAGGCATGCCGAAAGTTCGCACTGTCTGAAAATCCGACTCTATCGGAGATCTCTTCAATACTCATATGCGTCGATGAAAGGTAGTGCCTAGAGAGGTGAAATCGCACGTGATCCAATATTTTCTGATAGCTCGTGTCTGCAGCTTTGAGGTGTCTACGTAGTGTTCTCGAAGACATTCCCAATTCTGTGGATAGCGCTTCAATGGAAGGGTAACAGCCAGGCCTTTCAATAAACATCTGTGAGATCTTCTCTTTTAGGCTGGTGGGTGCGCTGACTCTAGCCAACATGTCGTCACAAGATTTCAAACACATTTGTAAGGTGATTGGGTTAGCCGTTGGTAAAGGTGAATATAGGCTTGTTGCATCGAACTGCCATTCAAGCTGCTCGCAATCAAACTCTACCCGGCAACGGAAAATCTCCTGATAGAGATCGCCGTAGGTAGGTTTAGGATAAGGGAAGCGGATCACAAGAGAGGGAAACGGCTGTTGTAGCACTTCTTCACACAAACTTTGAATAGCGGAAAACCAATACTCACAACAGAAAGGCAACAAAGAGTCGAGCTCGATAAGTTGCTCAGCGCGAAAGTATCCGGTTTGATGTTCAACGGACATGGTCTTCTTGAGAACAGGGCCCGCAAGACGCAGATATTTGAAGCCCATTAAAAGAGCGTCTAACAGTGTCTCACTGCTGAACACTGCGTAACCCAACACACCAAAATCACTAAATCGGGCTTCCTGTCCAACTTTTAGTCCTAGCCCCTCTACGTTGGAACTCTCAAGCGCGTTACTGAACACCGCTAATTTTTGTGCGAGCGTGATGTGGGTATCTGGCGTATTGAGCTGGAACTCATCGATGTTACTGCCTTTCAACAACGTATCGACCGTCAAGGATGATGAAAAATAGCGAGACAATAGTTGAAGATCAAGAATACCAAATGCCTGCATATCCGGTTCGTAAACTGCGGTGTATTCCATAATATGCCTCTTGTTGAGTGTTCTTATTCTATCTTAACCACGAACATCTTTTCGTCGGCTGTGTTGCAATTATGTCCGAATATCACCGTTTTTTGTCTTTTTGCAACCTTTGCAGAATGTTATCAAAATGTTGTAATTTAATAAGCCGTACACGGATACGTGTGCATAGGGTTGAAATAACAATAGATTAGAAACGAAAGCAAAGAACAAATGAACATAGGTTAAACACATATTCGAAACAAAATACAACAACGTCTACGGTGACCGTGATTAATAGGTCTAAGCCGAATAAGGAGATCATGGATGCACAATCTTGCTGTTAACTTGGAGCGCAGCGCTTCGCTTTTCCCAAATAAAGTCGCTCTGCGAATGGGGACGGATGAAGTCAGCTTTTCTCAGTTGGAACAACTTTCTGGAAACGTCGCCGCTAATTTAAAGAGGCTGGGGCTCAAGAAAGGAGATAAGGTCGCGTTGTCGTGTCCGAATGTCACGTATTTCCCGATTGCCTATTATGGAATTCTGAAAGCAGGCTGCGTCGTGGTGCCTTTGAACGTGTTATTTAAAGCAAGAGAGATCGCTTATCACCTTAATGACTCTGACGCGAAAGCCTATTTATGCTTTGAGGGCAGTGAAGAGCTGCCCATCGGTCGCTATGGCTTACAAGGTTTCGAACAGGCAAACCATTGTGAACACTTTGTCGAGATGCCCATCCCAGCCGGCGCAGACACGACTTCAGAAAGAAACGAGCAGCATGAATCAATGGCTGACTGGTTAGGACAACCTTTGATTCCTTTTGAGTCTGTGGCTTGCCATGGTGATGATACCGCTGTGATTCTTTATACTTCAGGTACGACAGGTCAGCCAAAAGGGGCTGAGCTTTCCCACACCAACATGCAAACCAATGCGATGTCGTCACAGTATCTAATGCGATTGGAGTACAGCGACACCACAATGGCCACACTGCCTTTATTCCATAGCTTCGGCCAGACAGTGATGATGAACGCGAGTGTGCTAACAGGGTCGACCATGGTGTTGATTCCGCGTTTCGAACCGTCACTGGTGATCGAACAGATCATTAACCATAAAGTAAGCGTGTTTGCGGGCGTTCCAACCATGTATATCGCGCTATTAAAGGCGGGAGAAGACTCCTCTAGTAGTTTAGAAATAAGCAAACGCTCTGAACAGGTTAAACACAGCTTGAGGTTGGGTGTTTCTGGCGGTGCTTCTATGCCACTTGAGGTTATTCGACAGTTTGAGTCTCGCTTTGAGCTTCCAGTATTAGAAGGCTATGGTTTATCAGAAACAGCGCCAGTTGCGACCTTTAATCATATTGACGGTGACCGATTGTCTGGCAGTGTGGGTCAACCTTTGTGTGGTCACCTTATCAAGATCACTGATATACAAGGCAACTCTGTTGTAATGGGTGAACTGGGTGAAGTCTGTATCAAAAGTCCAAGTGTCATGAAAGGCTACTATCAAAGACCAGAGGCGACAGCAGAAGCGATAAGAGACGGTTGGTTCCTAACTGGAGATATTGGACGCACCGATGAGCACGGCAACTTGTTCATTGTTGATCGCGTTAAAGACATGATCATCCGTGGCGGGTACAACGTATATCCGCGCGAAATCGAAGAAGTATTGATGTGTCATCCTGATGTCGAAATGGTCGCGGTTGTGGGTGAACATCATTATCGCCTAGGCGAGGAGATTCACGCTCATGTGGTGCTTCACGAACATACGCAATGTGATAGTGCAGCTCTGATTACATGGTGTCGTGAGCAATTGGCCGATTACAAATATCCGCGTAAGGTATTTATTCGCAAAGCCTTACCCATGACAGCAACCGGCAAAATATTGAAGCGCGAATTGCACCCACTAGAAATAGCGGAGATGACTAATGGATAGTTATGATTTTATTGTTGTTGGCGGTGGTTCTGCGGGGTGTGTCATGGCTTCTCGGTTGTCGGAAGATCCTAATGTCACTGTTTGCTTGTTAGAAGCGGGCGGTAAAGACACGAGCCCATTCATTCATACACCCGTTGGCGTGGTGGCTATGATGCCAACCAAACTCAATAATTGGGCTTTCGAAACCGTTGAACAGTCGGGTTTAAATGGCCGTAGAGGTTATCAGCCAAGAGGTAAGACACTTGGCGGGTCTAGTTCTATCAATGCCATGATGTACGCTCGTGGGCACCGTTCCGACTACGACACATGGGAAAGCCTAGGTAACACAGGGTGGAATTATGAATCGTGTCTACCTTACTTTAAGAAAGCGGAAAACAACGAAGTTCACCAAGATGAGTATCATGGCCAAGGTGGTCCTCTGAATGTGGCAAACCTTCGATCGCCGAGCCCGATGTTGGAACGCTATTTAACGGCGTGTGAGTCGATAGGGATTCCTCGTAATGACGACATCAACGGTGCGGCTCAGTTTGGGGCGATGCCGACCCAAGTCACTCAGCTGAATGGTGAACGATGCAGCGCTGCCAAGGCTTACTTAACGCCAAACCTTTCACGATCGAATCTCACGGTCGTTACTAAAGCCACCACACATAAGGTCTTGTTTGAAGGTAAGAAAGCGGTTGGCGTTGAATATGGTTCTAACGGACAGCGTTATAAGATTCAGTGCAGCAAAGAAGTGATTCTATCTGCTGGTGCATTTGGTTCTCCTCAATTGTTGTTACTGTCGGGTGTAGGCGCTAAGT from Vibrio splendidus encodes:
- a CDS encoding nitrous oxide-stimulated promoter family protein, which gives rise to MFQHNNILQGELATEYKTVIAMVHIYCKDHHGAVRLDNALCEECEQLLRYAETRLDRCPYGEAKPTCNKCPIHCYKPDPKEQMRLVMRYAGPRMLLKHPILAIRHLIHEKRKVPEKPLPNVSNRHIRMNKK
- a CDS encoding MFS transporter, producing the protein MDNIQPTTRITVPVIALSFYAIASGYLMSSLPLMLSEYGLDSNLSSWLASAFYAGLLAGTLLIERAIARVGHKDAFVIALSVFIATILVLPLAPHQSVWLLARFVAGVSVAGIFVIVESWLMSGEESQRAKRLGVYMCSLYGGSAVGQLGIGYLGITGGVPFIAMFTLLFGAIIVLMYGQATAPQIHDAQSLSLKQISKLSHSALIGCIVSGLTLGSIYGLMPVELAQRNIAHQDIGGLMALVIMGGMAVQPMVTWLSHHIGQVLLMALFCLLGVASIGVLTINHDFYVLGMSLFVLGMATFALYPIAINLGCRNLDPSYLVSVTQVMLLCYSIGSVAGPLVADSFMDSQAGLFTYLFASLLATTIYMLIASLKRSPLQIAGE
- a CDS encoding winged helix-turn-helix domain-containing protein → MDSYPAIETNHSENNVVLELNGKIVELNTKLIRNVENGYVLATMPLAYRKIILFMNRHRGELFSVGQLKKIGWESEKVTNSSVIVAISEIRSLFGDGLIITITGEGYVFQP
- a CDS encoding GNAT family N-acetyltransferase, coding for MQAVETARLRLRMIAPHDAAFIQRLYSSEDFLRYIGDKEITDTGKAVEYIENNILKMYREKGVCLLMVEIKESSTPIGVCGLIKRDTLEAHDIGYGFVPEVYGQGYAKEAAQAIIEQAQHNADIDHLVAITTSDNIRSIALLTKLGFVFERVEEAINESVNLNLYGLSLSN
- a CDS encoding MATE family efflux transporter — protein: MTTNINPNSSMNNKPESILPRIVKLGLPVALQSALVAILALADVLMVSDYGMEAAAAVGIASKWHFVAIMIMAGLASANGTLVAQYWGKNDRKSARTVSSIAMIFGLKVLLPVTAIITLGSQFLMMLQTSDQTVIELGATYLWYGFPVLLLTHIVVVVEASMRSSGDTVTPLLLGGVTIALNIALNFILIKGAFGIPAMGVAGAALATTLARLIQVGLMYSYMRMRKHWLLTTPSSPHRPSLWMSYRRIALPLTMNAVLWAMGTMAYQMIFGHMGTTELAVFSMLAPFESLCYSIFFGISVACSVLLGHSLGRDEFDDAMSMGLTFIKAVVGFGAVVGLLLFMGKEHVLSWLNLSTDALYPLAAPAMTIMCFAVVIRMLNMVIINGIIRAGGDNAFCLRMDFIAMWMVGIPVCVYGAFVAGWDFKYIYGLMLVEEVVKLAICSHRYLSRRWINNLTVTYDEPQAA
- a CDS encoding AraC family transcriptional regulator; protein product: MEYTAVYEPDMQAFGILDLQLLSRYFSSSLTVDTLLKGSNIDEFQLNTPDTHITLAQKLAVFSNALESSNVEGLGLKVGQEARFSDFGVLGYAVFSSETLLDALLMGFKYLRLAGPVLKKTMSVEHQTGYFRAEQLIELDSLLPFCCEYWFSAIQSLCEEVLQQPFPSLVIRFPYPKPTYGDLYQEIFRCRVEFDCEQLEWQFDATSLYSPLPTANPITLQMCLKSCDDMLARVSAPTSLKEKISQMFIERPGCYPSIEALSTELGMSSRTLRRHLKAADTSYQKILDHVRFHLSRHYLSSTHMSIEEISDRVGFSDSANFRHAFRRWSGSSPRQYRKEVV
- a CDS encoding helix-turn-helix transcriptional regulator, which translates into the protein MFKKQQNLCESVIDSMRPKSTWHDDVFLAEQCKERFLTVEDIPEMKSFGVYMGGMAKLYDGYWVERESVNVHTLIFTQEGGGILTTSTSVQAITPYTLVVLPAETPFRFELDPQYNYWKMAWMLTPDTQQWQHIASLGQGIVPFGECEQIWSLMNLVYFEIGGRASYRKLLLSEIIRTLTGFEPKSTSTTARVQALYNEIESSLHQPWTVAGMAERVFISEEQLNRVTKTLFNLSPRSKLIQLRMDKATSLLKYQDWSVSMIANRLGYKDPYNFSHRFKKHFGLSPSQYRKSHRLLG
- a CDS encoding long-chain-fatty-acid--CoA ligase, whose product is MHNLAVNLERSASLFPNKVALRMGTDEVSFSQLEQLSGNVAANLKRLGLKKGDKVALSCPNVTYFPIAYYGILKAGCVVVPLNVLFKAREIAYHLNDSDAKAYLCFEGSEELPIGRYGLQGFEQANHCEHFVEMPIPAGADTTSERNEQHESMADWLGQPLIPFESVACHGDDTAVILYTSGTTGQPKGAELSHTNMQTNAMSSQYLMRLEYSDTTMATLPLFHSFGQTVMMNASVLTGSTMVLIPRFEPSLVIEQIINHKVSVFAGVPTMYIALLKAGEDSSSSLEISKRSEQVKHSLRLGVSGGASMPLEVIRQFESRFELPVLEGYGLSETAPVATFNHIDGDRLSGSVGQPLCGHLIKITDIQGNSVVMGELGEVCIKSPSVMKGYYQRPEATAEAIRDGWFLTGDIGRTDEHGNLFIVDRVKDMIIRGGYNVYPREIEEVLMCHPDVEMVAVVGEHHYRLGEEIHAHVVLHEHTQCDSAALITWCREQLADYKYPRKVFIRKALPMTATGKILKRELHPLEIAEMTNG